From Kitasatospora sp. MAP12-44:
AAATCTGGGTCATGGATTTCTGGCTCCGTTGTTTCCTGCGCGTACGCCGAGGTGGGGGAAGTGGTATCGACGCGTCGGCCTTGCTCGCCGACTGGAGCCCAGAACCCGGGACGACCGGGGAGAGTCGGTCCTTCGAGCGGGAGGGCTGGCACTGATCGTAGGGTCACTTCGATACGGGAACGCGGGAATGCAAGAGCCGCTAACCAACCCATAAGGTTGTGCTCACTTCAGCAACCGACGGTTGCCCGGGGCCGCGCGCTGGCGCTGTCGCCGTGAGCCCGCTGCTCGGCGTGCTCACCCGGTGGGCAGACCGCGCCGCAGAGATGCCCGCCACCGTCGGACGGGGATCGGGACGATGCCCAACACGCCCACGGTGCGAGGCTGTTGCGCCGGGAGCGGGTTGCGGCCGGCGAATTGCTGACCGTCTCCAAGTCCGGCGGCCGCCGGCAGCGATGAGAGTGAGGTCGGTGCACCGAGGCGCTGGATATGCGAGAGCGGCCAGGCGATCGCAACCGCTCGGCCCACCACGTTCGCCAGCGGAACGGTCCCGTGGCCGGGGTCGCTCATGTGATAGCGCGAGTCGGCCGACACGTCGCGGTGGTCGCCCATCACCCACAGCCGACCGCTGGGCACGGTTACGTTGAAGGGCCGCTGGGACGGCACATTGCCCGGCGCGAGATAGGACTCGTCCACCGCGACGCCGTTGACGGTGACCCTGCCGCGGCCGTCGCAGCAGGCCACGGTGTCGCCGCCGATCCCGATCACCCGCTTGATCAGATCCTGCTTGTTGTCGGAGGGCAGCAGGCCGACGAAGGAGAAGGCATCCTTCACACCGCGTAGCACTGGTCCGTCGGAGGCGTTCTGCGGACCGGCCTCCAGCCAGCCGCCAGGATCCTTGAACACCACCACGTCACCACGCTGCGGTTGGCTGCCGAGCCACGGAGTGAACTTGTCCACTACGACCCGGTCACCGATGTCGATCGTGTTCTGCATCGAACCGGAAGGAATCACGAACAGCTGTACCAGGAAGGTCTTCAGCAGCAGAGCGATCGCCAGTGCCACCACCGTGATCACCGGCAGCTCACGCATGCGGGATCGGTTCCTTCGGCGTGCCGCGCGCCGTGCAGTCCTGCGCCTCTCCGCACGCCCGCGAACGGCAGGCGACCGGGACGCCATCGTGTACATCTCACCGGAGGGGAAGCCATTGGCACCGAGCCCGCGCCTATCTCTGGTCTCCGTGGCCACGGGCACCCCCTCTCGCGCAGAGCCCGGCCGAGCGCTCCGGGCTGGTCCACCCATTAGGCGGGAAGGCAACCTCCTCGACCTCGGCCGGCATGCCCGACCTGGAGCAGCTGTGTCCCACGTGTCGACCTGACTCCCTCGAACCGAAAAAGAATTCAGCAGAATGACGATCCTTCGACCCACCCGAGTGCGGGGCCCGCATCCGCTGTGGAACCGGCGTCACCGCTGACGCCGGCGATCTTGCCGCCGTCCGGGCCAGGCAGCACGCTGCCTCGCGGCTTGGGGCACTCCGTCTCGCCCCGCGGTCGGTGGCCGGTTGAAGACCTGCCTCTCCTGTGGCTGGCCGGAAAAGGGCGTGGCCCCACCGTCCTGGTGGAGCCACGTCGCGCTGATCCTGTGTCTGCGCCCTGCTTCACGGGTGCGGGCCCGTGCCGGCCCCCGCGGGGTCGCCGGTGGAGGCGGGCCGGCTGGGCTCAGCTCCGTTGTGACGTCGACCTTCGTGGCGTTGTCTGTCGGGGCCGCCGGCGATGGCTGTCAGGCGAGACGGTCAGCCGCCGATGACCAGCTTCCCGTTGTCGACCTTGACCGGGACCGGGGGCAGCGGGGAGGAGGCTGGCCCTTCGGCGACCGAGCCATCGGCGATCTTGAAGGTGCTGCCGTGGCAGGGGCACTTGATGAGTCCGTCGGATACGCTGGAGACGGTGCAGCCCTTGTGGGTACACACGGCGCTGAAGGCCTTGTACTGTCCCGCGGACGCCTGGGTGACGACGACCTTGGCGGCGGGGAAGACCATGCCGCCGCCGACCGGCACGTCCATCGCCTGGCCGAGTACGGTACCGCCGCTGGACATCGACGGATCCGTGGCACCGCTGGACGTGGGAGCGCCGGCGGTGGTACCGGACGCTGAGGAACCCATGGCGGTGGGAGTCGGCGCGCCGTCGGTTCCCGTCGCGGCGGATCCCGTCGACGCGGACGACGAACACCCGCACAGGGCCAGTGCGGCTGCACCGCCGACACCGGCCGTTCCGCAGAGCATGGCACGGCGGGTGGGTGCGGTCTGCTGGGCTTGGGCAGTTGTGCTCTCGGGCATGGAGATCCCTTTCTCGAAGTTGGCGGTCATGAGGAGCACCAAGAGAGTTGCGTCAGGCGAACTGGCGTGAGGGAAGGCGAAGGTGAGCCGTTGGCGCCCTGTCCGGTGGTGAGTCGACCGGCAAGGGTGACGGCGTGGCCAGTAGGTGCTCGTCAGGCGTTCTGGTCGTCCGGCGGTTGCGGCGCGACGCTGCTGCTCCCAGGCGTCGGTGCCTTGCTGGGGGGCATCGGTGGCGCGGCCAGCATGGTCAGGAGGTAGAGGCCCATGGTGGCGACCATCACCGTGGCGATGAAGCGCCAACGGATGTTCTTTCTTGCCGGCAGGCTGAGCAGGTACGGAAGCCGGTCACCGGACTGCCGGGACGAGTTCTGTCTGCGACGGGTTGCTCGGCGGCTCATCGGCGCCTCCTTGTACTCGGAGTCGGGGTCTGCGCAAGTGGGCCGGTGTGGCCGATGCGATCGCGGTAGTCCAGCAGTTGTCGCGGCATGTCGAAGGCCACCGCGGCCACCAGTTGGGTGCCCTGCGGCGTGTCGCGCTTGTAGGCGGCGACGAAGCTCTCGGAGCGGAGCGAGCCCTCGACGATCTCCATCCGCTCTCCCAGCGCGGGCATGCCGACAGCCTGGAGGCGCGTCCCGTGCTGCTCGGACCAGAAGCGCGGGACCGGGGTGAACATCTCGGCTTCTGCGGGTCCTTGGAGCAGGGAGTCGGCAGCGTGTTGTCCCATCTCGACGGCGTGGATCAGGTGTTCCACCCGTCGGGGTGTGGAGTCGAACCTCTCGTTGGGCCACCGGGCCACGTCGCCCGCTGCCACGATGCCGGGTACCGGTCGGCCGGTCAGGTCCACGGCATGGCAGGTGGTGTCGCAGAGCACGCCGTCGGTGACGTCCAGTCCGCTGCCGTGCAGCCATTCGGTGCGTGGCACGCTGCCCAGCCCCAGGACGACGAAGTCGGCGTCGATCACCTCGCCGTCGTCCAGCCGCAGGCGCAGCCCTGAGCCGGTGTCGGTCCACTCGTTGATGGTCGTGCTGAGCCGGACATCGACCCCGGCCCGGGCCTGGATGCGGCCGACCACTTCACCCAGTTTGCCGCCCAGCACCCTGCGCAGGAGCGGGGCGCTGTGGACGACCAGGGTGACGTCCATGCCCTGGTCGCGTGCAGTGCAGGCGAGTTCGCAGCCGACGAAGCCGCCGCCGAGGATCACCACATGGTGGGCTTGGGCGGCGTGCATTGCCTGCTGGATCGCAGCCGCGTCCGCCAGGGTCCGTACGGTGCGGATTCGTTCGCTGAGGACGGGAGCCTGCGGCAGCCGCTTGGCGTCGACGCCGGTGGCGATCACCAAGCCGTCGTAGGGAAGCCGTTCACCGCCCCGGAGCTTCAGGGTCTTCTTCTCGGGGTCCAGCCCGATCATGTGAGTGCCGAGCAGCCAGTGGGCATCGAGGGAGTCGTCGGCTCGGAAGGTGAGATCCTCACTGCCCGACTCACCAGCCAGGAACTGCTTGGACAAAGGTGGTCGGCTGTAGGGCCGGCGCAGTTCCTCGCCGACCAGGACCAGTTCGCCGTCGAAGCCGCGCTCGCGCAGCCTGCTCGCGGCACTGAGCCCGGCCAGACCGCCCCCGGCGACCACGATCCGGCGGTAGCCGTCCCGGCTGGCCGTGGCGCCGCGGGAGCGGCGGGAGCGGCGGGCCGGGGCGGGCGCCGCTCCGCCGCTGATGGCGATGGCCTGCATCGGACAGCAGCGGACCGCCTGCCGCGCCTTGGCCGCGAGGTTCGCCGGTACGTTGCCGGTGTAGTGGAGTGAGCCACCCTCGGAGATGCGGAAGACCTCCGGGGCCTCCTGCTGGCAGATGCCGTAGATGTGGCAGCGGTTGTTGTCCACGCTGACCTTCACCGGCTCGCTCTCGCTGACGAGTTTGGGAAGGAACTCCTCGGGGGCGAACTCCAGCCACGGCACCAGCTCCGCCCCGGATTCCAGCTCCAGCCCGGTCGCGAGCTCCAACCCGGTTTCGAGCTCCAGTTGTTCCGGCGTGAGCCAGACGGCCGGCAGCGCGTCACCCTGGAGTGCTTGCATGTCCTGGACCGGATAGCGCTCCGCCAGGGGCTGGACCGGCGGCTGCACCTGCGGTGAGGTCCACCTCACCAGCTGGGTGGACGCATCGGTGACCAGTGCCACGATCGGGGGCATCGGATACGGGGGCATCGGGCCGAACTCGGAGTATGGCGCGGGCACCTGATAGTCGGCGGGTACGTACGAGACCATCGGGTTGGTGAACGGCACCTGGTAGTCGTGAATAGGCGCCGACAGTTGCGGCGGCGGAAGGTAGACGGGCTGCGTGTCGTACGGCAGACCACTTGTGAGCTGGTGATGCCCGCTCCACCAGGGAGGCCACGCACCGGCCGGGACGGGCGCCGGCCAGCGGGCGTCGGTCGTGCTCTCCGCTACGCCCTGCGGCAGCAGTTGAGCCGCGGCCGGTTCGTATCCCTGCCACATCCCGCTGTGTTCCGGCCTGGACGGGGGCGGCGGTGGCCATTGCTCCTGCGGCTGGGAGCTCTCCCAGAGAGGCTGCTCCGGCGCCTGGAAGGTTTCCTGCAAGGGTCGTTGTTCCTGGTGACGTGGTTCATCCTGCGGCCACCATGCTTCGTTGGACAATTCAGCCGGGATGGTCATACGAGTGGTGTCCAAATCGCTCGGGAAGGACCCCCTGACGAGGCCTTGACGGAGAGGGGCGACCGGATCAGGAAGGCCGGTAGCCACGTTGGGGGTGTCTGTCGAGACCCCGATTGCGACGGAACCTCGGTGGGACACTGTGGCGGCAATGTATTTCCGTTCTGCTGCTCTCTGCGGATGTACCCGGAAGGACCGTGGCACCGGCACACCAACCTTTCCATGCGTGGGTTCCATGGAATCCGGGAAAGTGGGAGAGAGCCGGTCCTCCGAGGCGGAGGAGGACCGGCTGATCCGATCGTAGGGTCATCTTGACGCGGGAACCCGTGAATAGAAGTGCTGCTAATCAACGCATAAGGTTGCGCTGATCCGTCGGGGGAGGTTGATGGTTCACCGGCGTTGGCGAGGACCGGCCGGACACCTGCTCTCCGTCCGAGCGATCCGGCTGGCGCTGACGGACCTTCAGCAACAGGGGGAGTTCCTCGCCGACGCGGCCCACGACCTGCGCATCCCGGAGACCGCGCTGCGTGACGACGCCCATCGGATCGCCGCGCTGGAAGGGACCGTGCGCCTGGCCACCCGGATGGGCGACCTGACCGACGGCACTCGACCTGAGTGCCTCATCCAAATTCCAAATCTCACGCACCACTTCGGACAATGCCGGCTGCCACCTCGGCAAGACGCAGGCGAGAGCTGCGGGACATCCCCTGTCATCCGGGGCGTTGGGCAGGCCGGCAGGCGCAGTCCCGGGCCGGCGCGCGCGGTTTCTCGGGTATCCCGAACCGCAACCCCTGGCCGTCTTGGCCTGGCACGATGCGGGGCCGGGGAGGAGGTGCGGGCGGAAGGCAGGACGCCGGTCTTTCACTGACCCGCCGTCAACTCGGCCATCAGTTGGGTAGCGACCGGCGTTGACCGCAGATCCGCGGCGATCTTCCTCCAGCACAACCGGCGCATCGCGGCCCTGATCACCGTGATCTGCCTGGCCCTGCTGGTCTTCTGCCTGATCGAGCGCCAAGTCCGCCAAGCGCTGGGACCCGACCAGACCCCATGCGCGGGCTCTATCCAGACAACCGCGCCGTCCGCCCCATTGGCCGCATGATCTTCTACCACCTCGCCAGCCTGAAGATCCGGCCCGGCACCACCACCAGCCCACCCATCGTCTGTGCGTTCGCACGAGCGCGGGGCACCCCTGTCGATCCGGTTGGAGAGTCAGTTCCCCTCGGTTTCGAAGGTGCGCAGCAAATCGGCAGCGACGCTCACGGCAATTGTCGCGGGTTCCTTGCCGGTGATGTCAGCCAGCCCGATCGGGGTCTTGATCCGATCGATGGTGGCCTCGTCGTGACCGCCCTCGGTGGCGAGGCGTTTGCGGAACCGCACCCACTTGGCCGCCGACCCGATCAGCCCGATGGAGCCGAGATGGGTTGTCCGCAAGGCGGCGTCGCACAGAGCGGCGTCCTCGGCGTGATCATGGGTCATGATCAGGATGTGGGTGCCGCGCGGCAACTCCGCCAGCACCTCCTCGGGCAGCAGCGGCGTGTGATGCACGTGCACCTTCGCCACCGCGTCTGCCAGCACGTCGAGCCGCTCCTCGGTGAGGATGTCGGAGCGGGTGTCGATCAGATGGAGGTCGAGGTCCTGACGTGCCAGAATGCGCGCCAGTTCCAGCCCGACGTGCCCGATGCCGAAGATCGCCACCGCCCGTACCACTGGCAGCGGTTCAAGCAGCACCGAGACCGTGCCACCGCAGCACTGCACGCCATGCTGGTTGGTCACCTTGTCGTTCAGGGCGAAATCAATCAGCTCCGGCTCCGGCTCCGGCTTGGACACGGCGATCATCTGCCGGGCTCGATCGATCGCGACCGCCTCGACATTGCCGCCACCGATCGAGCCCCACGTCTCGGTCTGCCCCACAACGAGTTTCGCACCGGCGTCGCGCGGGGCATGGCCGCGCACGGTCGCGACGGTCACCAGCACGCCGGACTCGCGGCGTGCTCGCAACCGTGCGACCGCGGCGACCCACGTCATGTCAGGCACCGCTCAACGTATTTGCGTCGGTTCGGATCTTGCCGTTGGCGGCGTGGCCGTCGGTGGCAAACCCGTTGCGGGCGTAACCGTTCCGGGAGGCCTCGCCCTGGCGAGCCGCCTGGATCGCCCAGTACACCGCCTCCGGCGTTGCGGGCGACGCCAACTCGACGCTGACCCCGCTCGGCCCGAACGCGGCGGCGGCCTGCCGCAACGCTTCTCGCACCGAGAACGCCAGCATCAGCGGAGGCTCACCCACCGCTTTGGACCCGTATACCGCGCCCTCTTCGGTGGCGTTCTCCAGAAGCGTGACGTTGAATTCCTCGGGCATCTCCGAAAAGCTCGGCAGCTTGTAGGTGCTCGCGGCCTGGGTCAGCAGCCGGCCGCGGTTCGGCCCGTCACTGGCGTCCCAGCGCAGATCCTCGAGTGTCAGCCAGCCCGCGCCCTGAACGAAGCCACCCTCGACCTGACCGATGTCGATCATCGGGGACAGGCTGTCGCCGACATCGTGCACGATGTCCACCCGCCGGATGCGGTACGCGCCGGTGAAGCCGTCCACCTCCACCTCGGCTGCGGCGGCGCCATGGGAGAAGTACTTGAACGGTGAGCCCCTGAACGTCTTCGCGTCCCAGTGCAGACCCTCGGTTCGGTAGAAACCGGCCGCCGACAACTGAACTCGCTGGAAGTACGCGGTGCGCACCAGGTCGTCCCAGGCCAGCTCCTTGTCGCTGCCCAGGGTGCGCGCGACGCCCTCGACGATGCGCACATCCGAGGCATGCGAACCCAGCTGGGTGGCGGCCACCTGCAGCAGCCGCTCGCGCAACTGCTCGCAGGCGTTCTTCACCGCCGCACCGTTGAGATCCGCCCCGGCACTGGCGGCGGTGGCAGAGGTGTTGGGCACCTTGTCGGTTCGCGTCGGGGCCAGCCGCACCTTGCGCAGCGGGATACCCAGCGTGGTCGCGGCCACCTGCAGCATCTTGGTGTGCAAGCCCTGGCCCATCTCGGTGCCGCCGTGGTTGATGAGGACCGAGCCGTCCTTGTAGATCAGCACCAGCGCGCCGCCCTGGTTGAAGGCGGTGAGGTTGAACGAGATTCCGAACTTGATGCCGGTCATCGCAAGTCCCCGCTTGGTGTTCGGGTGCGCGGCATTGAAGGCAGCGATCTCGCGCTTGCGATCGGCGATGTCGGCGTTGTCCTGAACCTGCTGCCAGACGGTGGAGATGCGTTCGGGCTGAACGACAGGCTGTCCGTACGGCGTTGACTGGCCCTGCCGGTAGAAGTTACGCTCCCGCAACTCCATCGGATCCAGGCCGAGCGGCGGCGCGCACCGGCCCATGATGTCCTCGATCACCAGCATGCCCTGCGGTCCGCCGAAGCCACGGAAGGCGGTGTTGGAGACCTTGTTGGTCTTGGCGATGCGACCGGCGATGCGCGCGTTGGGAATCCAGTAGGTGTTGTCGATGTGGCACAGCGCACGGGCCACCACCGGCTCGGACAGATCCAGGCTCCAGCCGCCATCCGCGGTCAGGGTGGCGTCCAGGGCCTGGACGCGGCCGTCGGCGTCGAAGCCGATCTTCCACGCGGCGTGGAACCCGTGCCTCTTACCGGACATGGTCAGATCCTGCGTCCGGTTGAGCCGCAGCCGAACCGGCCGACCGGTCAGCTTGGCGCCGAGCGCGGCGACGGCCGCGAACCCGTGCGGCTGCATCTCCTTGCCGCCGAAGCCGCCACCCATTCGCAGACACTGCACGGTCACCTCGTGGCTGTGCAGGCCGAGCACGTGGGCGACGATCTCCTGGGTCTCCGAAGGATGCTGGGTGCTGCTCTGGAGGAACACCTGCTCGGCCTCGTCGACATAGGCCAGCGCCGCGTGCGTCTCGAGGTAGAAGTGCTCCTGATCGGAGAACTGGAACTCTCCGGCGAACACGTGCGCGGAGTCAGCGAAGCCGGCGTCGACGTCGCCGGTCAGCATCACGGGCCGAGCGCCGTGAAAGCTGTCGGCCGCGATCGCCTCCTGCAGTGTGATCAGGGAGGGCTGTTCGTCGAGTTCCACCTCGACGGCCGCCGCACCGAGTCGGGCGGCCTCCAGGGTCTCGGCGAGCACCCAGGCGACCGCGTGGCCGTAGAACATGACCTCGTCGGGGAACAGCGGCTCGTCATGCTTCATCCCGGCATCGTTGACGCCGGGCACGTCGGCACCGGTCAGCACGCGGACCACACCGGGCACGGCGAGCGCGGGCTCGGTGCGCAGCGCGGTGATCCTGCCGTGGGCCTTCATGACCTGGACCGGGTAGGCGTGCAGCACGTCCTTGGTGCGATGGACCAGGTCGTCGGTGTAGAGCGCGGTGCCGGTGACGTGCAGGACGGCACTCTCGTGCGGCATCGAGACGCCGACGACAGGCATTTCGGGGCGCTCGGACAAATGGCTCATGACGACACCGCCTCGGTGGTTTGCGCGTGCAGCTTCAGCAGACTCTGGCCGAGCATCGCGGAGCGGTAGTCGGCGCTGGCGCGGTGATCGTTCATCGGCGTGCCCTCGACCTGCAGCACCCGGGCCGCGGCTTCGATGGTCTCCGCCGCCCACGGCTTGCCCTCCAGGGCCGCCTCGGTGGCGAGGGCGCGGATCGGGGTGGCGGCCACGCCGCCCAGGCCGATGCGTGCCTTGCGGACGATCCCGTCCTCGATGTCGAGCGCGAAAGCGACAGCCACGCTGGAGATGTCGTCAAAGCGCCGTTTGGCGATCTTGTGGAAGGCCACGACAGGCGACAGCGGCAGCGGGATGCGCACTGTGCGGATCAGCTCGCCGGGACGGCGCACGCTCTGCCTGTAGCCGGTGAAGTAGTCCGCCAGCGGGACCTCGCGCTCACCGTCGACGTCGGCGAGCACCACCGATGCCTCCAGCGCTAGCAGCGCCGGTGGACTGTCACTGATGGGGGAGCCGGTACCCAGGTTGCCGCCGAGGGTCGCACCGTTGCGGATGAGCCGGGATGCGAACTGCGGGAACAGCTCTGCCAGCAGCGGGACGCCGCCGTCGAGACGGCGTTCGATCTCGGTGAGCGTCAGCGCCGCCCCGATCTCGATGCAGTCGGATTCGACTCGCAGCTCCCGCAATTCGGACAGCCGGTCGATGGCGACCACGCAATCCGCCCGGCGGGAACGGATATTCACCTCCACGCCCCAGTCGGTGG
This genomic window contains:
- the lepB gene encoding signal peptidase I, with protein sequence MGGPARSARPGSAREGVPVATETRDRRGLGANGFPSGEMYTMASRSPAVRGRAERRRTARRAARRRNRSRMRELPVITVVALAIALLLKTFLVQLFVIPSGSMQNTIDIGDRVVVDKFTPWLGSQPQRGDVVVFKDPGGWLEAGPQNASDGPVLRGVKDAFSFVGLLPSDNKQDLIKRVIGIGGDTVACCDGRGRVTVNGVAVDESYLAPGNVPSQRPFNVTVPSGRLWVMGDHRDVSADSRYHMSDPGHGTVPLANVVGRAVAIAWPLSHIQRLGAPTSLSSLPAAAGLGDGQQFAGRNPLPAQQPRTVGVLGIVPIPVRRWRASLRRGLPTG
- a CDS encoding Rieske (2Fe-2S) protein, producing MSSGGTVLGQAMDVPVGGGMVFPAAKVVVTQASAGQYKAFSAVCTHKGCTVSSVSDGLIKCPCHGSTFKIADGSVAEGPASSPLPPVPVKVDNGKLVIGG
- a CDS encoding FAD-dependent oxidoreductase → MWQGYEPAAAQLLPQGVAESTTDARWPAPVPAGAWPPWWSGHHQLTSGLPYDTQPVYLPPPQLSAPIHDYQVPFTNPMVSYVPADYQVPAPYSEFGPMPPYPMPPIVALVTDASTQLVRWTSPQVQPPVQPLAERYPVQDMQALQGDALPAVWLTPEQLELETGLELATGLELESGAELVPWLEFAPEEFLPKLVSESEPVKVSVDNNRCHIYGICQQEAPEVFRISEGGSLHYTGNVPANLAAKARQAVRCCPMQAIAISGGAAPAPARRSRRSRGATASRDGYRRIVVAGGGLAGLSAASRLRERGFDGELVLVGEELRRPYSRPPLSKQFLAGESGSEDLTFRADDSLDAHWLLGTHMIGLDPEKKTLKLRGGERLPYDGLVIATGVDAKRLPQAPVLSERIRTVRTLADAAAIQQAMHAAQAHHVVILGGGFVGCELACTARDQGMDVTLVVHSAPLLRRVLGGKLGEVVGRIQARAGVDVRLSTTINEWTDTGSGLRLRLDDGEVIDADFVVLGLGSVPRTEWLHGSGLDVTDGVLCDTTCHAVDLTGRPVPGIVAAGDVARWPNERFDSTPRRVEHLIHAVEMGQHAADSLLQGPAEAEMFTPVPRFWSEQHGTRLQAVGMPALGERMEIVEGSLRSESFVAAYKRDTPQGTQLVAAVAFDMPRQLLDYRDRIGHTGPLAQTPTPSTRRRR
- the xdhC gene encoding xanthine dehydrogenase accessory protein XdhC; this translates as MTWVAAVARLRARRESGVLVTVATVRGHAPRDAGAKLVVGQTETWGSIGGGNVEAVAIDRARQMIAVSKPEPEPELIDFALNDKVTNQHGVQCCGGTVSVLLEPLPVVRAVAIFGIGHVGLELARILARQDLDLHLIDTRSDILTEERLDVLADAVAKVHVHHTPLLPEEVLAELPRGTHILIMTHDHAEDAALCDAALRTTHLGSIGLIGSAAKWVRFRKRLATEGGHDEATIDRIKTPIGLADITGKEPATIAVSVAADLLRTFETEGN
- the xdhB gene encoding xanthine dehydrogenase molybdopterin binding subunit — protein: MSHLSERPEMPVVGVSMPHESAVLHVTGTALYTDDLVHRTKDVLHAYPVQVMKAHGRITALRTEPALAVPGVVRVLTGADVPGVNDAGMKHDEPLFPDEVMFYGHAVAWVLAETLEAARLGAAAVEVELDEQPSLITLQEAIAADSFHGARPVMLTGDVDAGFADSAHVFAGEFQFSDQEHFYLETHAALAYVDEAEQVFLQSSTQHPSETQEIVAHVLGLHSHEVTVQCLRMGGGFGGKEMQPHGFAAVAALGAKLTGRPVRLRLNRTQDLTMSGKRHGFHAAWKIGFDADGRVQALDATLTADGGWSLDLSEPVVARALCHIDNTYWIPNARIAGRIAKTNKVSNTAFRGFGGPQGMLVIEDIMGRCAPPLGLDPMELRERNFYRQGQSTPYGQPVVQPERISTVWQQVQDNADIADRKREIAAFNAAHPNTKRGLAMTGIKFGISFNLTAFNQGGALVLIYKDGSVLINHGGTEMGQGLHTKMLQVAATTLGIPLRKVRLAPTRTDKVPNTSATAASAGADLNGAAVKNACEQLRERLLQVAATQLGSHASDVRIVEGVARTLGSDKELAWDDLVRTAYFQRVQLSAAGFYRTEGLHWDAKTFRGSPFKYFSHGAAAAEVEVDGFTGAYRIRRVDIVHDVGDSLSPMIDIGQVEGGFVQGAGWLTLEDLRWDASDGPNRGRLLTQAASTYKLPSFSEMPEEFNVTLLENATEEGAVYGSKAVGEPPLMLAFSVREALRQAAAAFGPSGVSVELASPATPEAVYWAIQAARQGEASRNGYARNGFATDGHAANGKIRTDANTLSGA
- a CDS encoding FAD binding domain-containing protein — protein: MVAARITVNGKATPISPAAPHTTILDFLRERGLTGTKEGCAEGECGACSVLVARPGVSKPTDWVAVNACLVPVAALDGQEIITSEGLATTGEAGMPPTLHPVQEEMAVRGGSQCGYCTPGFICSMAAEYYRPDRCAHADPADGTDAEHGPNGFDLHALSGNLCRCTGYRPIRDAAFAVGTPTDEDPLAQRREQSPPAPAATEYTQDDRAFLRKSTFADTLQLLRERPDAVVVAGSTDWGVEVNIRSRRADCVVAIDRLSELRELRVESDCIEIGAALTLTEIERRLDGGVPLLAELFPQFASRLIRNGATLGGNLGTGSPISDSPPALLALEASVVLADVDGEREVPLADYFTGYRQSVRRPGELIRTVRIPLPLSPVVAFHKIAKRRFDDISSVAVAFALDIEDGIVRKARIGLGGVAATPIRALATEAALEGKPWAAETIEAAARVLQVEGTPMNDHRASADYRSAMLGQSLLKLHAQTTEAVSS